A genomic segment from Acidobacteriota bacterium encodes:
- the pgeF gene encoding peptidoglycan editing factor PgeF, producing MSESPPALSAGIASGRSDDAPRLWRDRLGSASGGSVEVLFVGRGAPRDAQAALALLEPSPPRIVWAQQIHSDRVLPAGSGDAGGSCGEGDALITAEADLALCVVTADCVPVLLAGAGADGIPHLAAAHAGWRGIAADILAKTLEALPIPAPQLTAWIGPAIGPCCYEVGTDVADQVQAAAGPSVVHARPGAKPHLDLPAAAELQLRRRGVEIIHRVGPCTRCSPDDLWSYRREGAGAGRNLAFIWRRSQEA from the coding sequence ATGAGCGAGTCTCCCCCGGCCCTGTCCGCAGGCATCGCTTCCGGCCGCTCCGATGATGCGCCCAGACTCTGGCGGGATCGTCTCGGCTCCGCGTCGGGAGGCTCGGTAGAAGTGCTCTTCGTCGGCCGCGGAGCCCCCAGGGATGCCCAGGCCGCTCTCGCCCTGCTAGAGCCCTCGCCGCCCCGCATCGTCTGGGCTCAACAGATTCACTCCGACCGGGTCCTCCCAGCCGGCTCCGGCGACGCCGGTGGCAGCTGCGGTGAGGGGGACGCCCTGATCACCGCCGAGGCCGACCTGGCCCTGTGCGTGGTCACCGCCGACTGCGTGCCGGTGCTCCTCGCCGGAGCGGGTGCCGACGGAATCCCTCACCTGGCGGCGGCTCACGCTGGCTGGCGGGGCATCGCAGCGGACATCCTCGCCAAGACCCTCGAGGCCCTCCCCATCCCCGCCCCTCAGCTCACCGCCTGGATCGGCCCCGCCATCGGCCCTTGCTGCTATGAGGTCGGTACCGACGTTGCCGACCAGGTGCAGGCCGCCGCTGGCCCTTCCGTCGTCCATGCTCGCCCGGGCGCCAAACCCCACCTCGACCTCCCCGCCGCCGCCGAGCTCCAACTGCGCCGCCGCGGTGTCGAGATCATCCACCGGGTCGGTCCGTGCACCCGCTGCTCCCCCGATGACCTGTGGAGCTACCGCCGCGAAGGTGCTGGCGCCGGGCGCAATCTGGCCTTCATCTGGCGCCGGAGCCAGGAAGCTTGA
- a CDS encoding GDSL-type esterase/lipase family protein has product MSIRPSALPGVLAGLLLFASACAPQAPHLDSPGSTLVCFGDSITYGVGAGDEPTYPQLLSEHLGVEALNAGVPGDTTADGLARIDEVLDLDPWLVVVELGGNDLLQRRPRDAVEADLREILEILLEERVLPVLVRVEGPFGYDYGDLFHQLAEEYQLPLLDEALPDILRSPRLKADPIHPNGAGYEVLAEEVADLLRPLMRARRKALAA; this is encoded by the coding sequence ATGTCCATCCGTCCCTCAGCTCTCCCCGGTGTACTGGCCGGCCTGCTCCTTTTCGCTTCCGCCTGTGCTCCCCAAGCTCCTCATCTCGACTCCCCAGGCAGCACGCTGGTGTGCTTCGGCGACTCCATCACTTACGGTGTCGGCGCTGGCGACGAGCCCACCTATCCGCAGCTGCTGAGCGAGCATCTGGGGGTCGAAGCTCTCAACGCCGGCGTCCCCGGCGACACCACCGCCGACGGGCTGGCCCGCATCGATGAGGTCTTAGATCTCGACCCGTGGCTGGTGGTGGTGGAGCTCGGGGGCAACGACCTGCTGCAACGGCGTCCCCGGGATGCGGTGGAGGCGGATCTGCGAGAGATCCTGGAGATTTTGCTGGAGGAGCGGGTGCTGCCGGTGCTGGTGAGGGTGGAGGGGCCTTTCGGCTACGACTACGGCGACCTCTTCCACCAGCTAGCGGAGGAGTATCAGCTGCCGCTCCTCGACGAGGCCTTGCCGGATATTCTTCGCTCCCCCCGCCTGAAGGCCGACCCCATTCACCCCAACGGCGCCGGCTACGAGGTCCTGGCGGAGGAGGTGGCGGATCTCCTGCGCCCCCTGATGCGGGCGCGTCGCAAGGCGCTGGCGGCATGA
- the gatB gene encoding Asp-tRNA(Asn)/Glu-tRNA(Gln) amidotransferase subunit GatB: MDYEAVIGLEVHVQLRTETKMFCRCPNRYGGEPNTRVCPVCLGYPGALPKTNLRAVELAARLALALGCEVRQRSTFARKSYFYPDLPKGYQISQHEEPLARGGAIPLSQERRSIPLQRLHLEEDAGKLVHGTSSATVKGESRSQTAISQVDFNRCGVPLVEIVTEPRLSSPEEAQDCLRSLHRAVLYTESSDGSLEEGSLRCDANISLRPRGAETYGNRVEIKNLNSFRFVAKALEYEIRRQRRRLKAGHGIEEETRSFDPRRGVTRRLRGKEQAMDYRYFPDPDLPPLQIPAQRLESLGGELPPLPWERQRWLEDDLGLPAADARLISSERDWVDYFSAAWEHLDSAAEATDLAAWFGGDLLRVARERDQDPTAGLSAEDLAALVRLVATGSLSRTAAKTVLEEIWGTEEAPAEALKRLQLGRVADPRELRQWARQAVREHPAQAAQYRGGKQQVLGFFVGQALALSGGRADPQGLVQALRAALAEEALDSGAPNLEDQG; the protein is encoded by the coding sequence ATGGACTATGAGGCGGTCATCGGGCTGGAAGTCCACGTGCAACTGCGCACGGAGACAAAGATGTTCTGCCGCTGCCCCAACCGCTATGGTGGCGAGCCCAACACCCGGGTCTGCCCGGTGTGCCTGGGCTATCCCGGGGCGCTCCCCAAGACCAATCTGCGGGCGGTGGAGCTAGCGGCACGGCTGGCGCTGGCCCTCGGTTGTGAGGTGCGCCAACGTTCCACCTTCGCGCGCAAGAGCTACTTCTACCCGGACCTGCCCAAGGGATACCAGATCAGCCAGCATGAGGAGCCTCTGGCCCGGGGCGGAGCAATCCCTCTGAGCCAGGAGCGGCGGTCGATCCCGTTGCAGCGGCTGCATCTGGAGGAAGACGCCGGGAAGCTGGTTCACGGAACCTCCTCCGCGACGGTGAAGGGAGAGTCGCGGTCGCAGACTGCGATCAGCCAGGTGGACTTCAACCGCTGCGGCGTGCCGCTGGTGGAAATCGTCACCGAGCCTCGGCTGAGCTCGCCGGAGGAAGCTCAGGATTGCCTCCGGAGCCTGCACCGCGCGGTGCTCTATACCGAGAGCAGCGACGGCAGCCTGGAAGAAGGCAGCCTGCGCTGCGATGCCAACATCTCCCTACGGCCCCGGGGGGCGGAAACGTATGGCAACCGGGTGGAGATCAAGAACCTCAACTCCTTCCGCTTCGTAGCCAAAGCGTTGGAGTATGAAATCCGGCGCCAGCGCCGACGGCTGAAGGCGGGGCACGGGATCGAGGAGGAGACTCGCAGCTTCGACCCGCGTCGGGGCGTCACCCGCCGACTGCGGGGCAAAGAACAGGCTATGGACTATCGCTATTTCCCCGACCCGGACTTGCCGCCGCTGCAGATTCCTGCGCAGCGCCTGGAGAGCCTCGGTGGGGAGCTGCCACCATTGCCCTGGGAACGCCAGCGATGGCTCGAAGACGATCTGGGCCTGCCGGCGGCGGATGCCCGGCTGATCAGCTCCGAGCGCGACTGGGTGGACTATTTCTCCGCCGCCTGGGAGCACCTGGACTCCGCCGCGGAGGCGACGGATCTGGCGGCCTGGTTCGGAGGGGATCTGCTGCGGGTCGCACGGGAGCGGGATCAGGATCCCACCGCGGGCCTCTCGGCGGAGGATCTCGCCGCCCTGGTACGGCTGGTGGCCACGGGCAGCCTCTCCCGCACCGCCGCCAAGACGGTGCTGGAGGAGATCTGGGGAACCGAAGAGGCTCCCGCGGAGGCCCTGAAGCGGCTGCAGTTGGGCCGCGTCGCCGATCCCCGTGAGCTGCGACAGTGGGCTCGGCAGGCGGTGCGCGAACATCCAGCCCAGGCAGCCCAATACCGCGGCGGCAAGCAGCAGGTACTGGGCTTCTTTGTCGGCCAAGCCCTGGCGCTTTCCGGTGGCCGCGCCGATCCCCAGGGGCTGGTTCAGGCCCTGCGGGCAGCCCTCGCGGAGGAGGCGCTGGATTCGGGGGCGCCGAACCTGGAGGATCAGGGGTGA
- the ftsE gene encoding cell division ATP-binding protein FtsE: MIQFFSVSKFYPGGQAALRRVSFDIPRGQFVFLTGPSGAGKTTLLRLIFREEMPSDGQIVVNGRNVSSIPTRKIPYLRRTIGVVFQNFRLIPRKTVFENVTYLPRILGVDAAGQKKLAFQALRRVGLAHRLNAFPLELSGGEQQRVAIARALINEPEILIADEPTGNLDPDLSQEILRLFFEIHRRGTTLLIATHDREMIHRFGQRVLSLDGGELVGDMVLDNPRPFGDLPEPAQETDPAAEGPEPHTSDAEAPDAVATGAEAAGADGGDTPEADLGELHPTTVDAVGPREDGAT; the protein is encoded by the coding sequence GTGATCCAATTCTTCAGCGTGAGCAAGTTTTACCCCGGGGGTCAGGCGGCCCTACGCCGGGTGTCCTTCGACATCCCACGGGGTCAATTCGTCTTCCTCACCGGCCCCAGCGGCGCCGGCAAGACGACGTTGCTGCGGCTGATCTTTCGCGAGGAAATGCCCAGCGACGGACAGATCGTGGTCAACGGCCGCAACGTTTCGTCGATCCCGACTCGCAAGATTCCATACCTCCGGCGCACCATCGGCGTCGTGTTCCAGAACTTCCGGCTGATCCCCCGCAAGACGGTCTTCGAGAATGTGACCTATCTGCCGCGGATTCTGGGGGTCGACGCCGCGGGCCAGAAGAAGCTCGCCTTCCAGGCCCTTCGCCGGGTCGGTCTAGCCCACCGCCTCAACGCGTTTCCCCTGGAGCTTTCCGGCGGTGAGCAACAGCGAGTGGCCATCGCCCGGGCGTTGATCAACGAACCCGAGATCCTCATCGCTGACGAGCCCACGGGCAACCTGGACCCGGACCTTTCGCAGGAGATCCTTCGCCTCTTCTTCGAGATCCATCGCCGGGGCACCACCCTGCTCATCGCCACCCACGACCGGGAGATGATCCACCGCTTTGGGCAACGAGTGCTGAGCCTGGACGGCGGCGAGCTGGTGGGGGACATGGTGCTGGACAATCCGCGGCCCTTCGGTGATCTACCGGAGCCAGCCCAGGAGACGGACCCCGCCGCCGAAGGCCCAGAGCCTCATACCTCCGATGCAGAAGCGCCCGATGCCGTGGCGACCGGAGCCGAGGCCGCCGGAGCCGACGGGGGGGACACCCCGGAGGCGGACCTTGGGGAGCTCCATCCCACGACGGTGGACGCGGTGGGCCCGCGGGAGGACGGCGCTACGTGA